One Saccharopolyspora erythraea NRRL 2338 genomic region harbors:
- the sigM gene encoding RNA polymerase sigma factor SigM, whose protein sequence is MSVPVRSDADLIAAHTSGDPHAFSELFRRHRDRLWAVALRTMRDHEEAADALQDAMISAFRNASSFRAESQVTTWLHRIVVNACLDRIRRRQARPTVPLPDTGPAEPAVPRDAMAEQDTRMAVQDALAELPEDQRAAIVLVDVEGYSVSETSAMLGVAEGTIKSRCARGRTKLAKLLGHLRNPSADANVPDGAKAMRRREGR, encoded by the coding sequence GTGTCTGTCCCCGTCAGATCGGACGCCGACCTCATCGCGGCGCACACCAGTGGAGATCCGCATGCGTTCTCCGAGCTCTTCCGCCGGCACCGGGACCGGCTTTGGGCGGTGGCGTTGCGCACGATGCGCGACCACGAGGAAGCGGCGGATGCGCTGCAGGACGCGATGATCTCGGCCTTCCGAAACGCCTCTTCCTTCCGCGCTGAATCCCAGGTCACCACGTGGTTGCACCGGATCGTGGTGAACGCCTGCCTGGACCGGATCCGCAGGCGCCAGGCCAGGCCGACCGTGCCGCTGCCCGACACCGGGCCCGCCGAGCCCGCCGTCCCACGCGACGCCATGGCAGAGCAGGACACCCGGATGGCCGTGCAGGACGCGCTCGCCGAACTGCCCGAGGACCAGCGCGCGGCGATCGTGCTGGTCGACGTCGAGGGCTACTCGGTCTCCGAGACCTCGGCGATGCTCGGCGTCGCCGAAGGCACCATCAAGAGCCGTTGCGCACGTGGCCGCACGAAGTTGGCGAAACTTCTGGGGCACCTGCGGAACCCAAGTGCAGATGCGAACGTCCCAGATGGAGCCAAGGCCATGCGTCGACGGGAGGGACGATGA
- the trxB gene encoding thioredoxin-disulfide reductase — MTGDVRNVIIVGSGPAGYTAAVYAARAELEPLVFEGTQFGGALMTTTEVENYPGFREGIQGPDLMEQMRSQAERFGAELRAEDVESLELSGEIKTVHANGRTYRARAVILAMGAAARYVGVPGEERLLGRGVSACATCDGFFFRDHDIAVVGGGDSAMEEATFLTRFARSVTIIHRREEFRASRIMLERARANDKIKWITNTVVDEVVGDGAVSGLKLRNTVTGETSELGVTGMFVAIGHDPRSALVRDQVDVDDEGYVLVQQPTTHTKLPGVFAAGDLVDKTYRQAVTAAGSGCAAAIDAERWLAEQESVPAAEVASEFVGGGYAAQTLITP; from the coding sequence GTGACTGGCGACGTCCGCAACGTGATCATCGTGGGCTCTGGCCCGGCCGGTTACACCGCTGCGGTGTACGCGGCTCGGGCGGAGCTCGAACCACTGGTCTTCGAGGGCACCCAGTTCGGCGGTGCGCTGATGACGACCACCGAGGTGGAGAACTACCCGGGCTTCCGCGAGGGCATCCAGGGCCCCGACCTGATGGAGCAGATGCGCTCCCAGGCCGAGCGCTTCGGTGCCGAGCTGCGCGCCGAGGACGTCGAGTCGCTGGAGTTGTCGGGCGAGATCAAGACCGTCCACGCCAACGGCCGGACCTACCGCGCCCGCGCGGTCATCCTCGCCATGGGCGCCGCCGCGCGCTACGTGGGGGTGCCGGGCGAGGAGCGCCTGCTCGGCCGCGGCGTCTCGGCGTGTGCGACCTGCGACGGGTTCTTCTTCCGCGACCACGACATCGCCGTGGTCGGCGGCGGCGACTCGGCGATGGAGGAAGCGACCTTCCTGACCCGCTTCGCCCGATCGGTGACCATCATCCACCGGCGGGAGGAGTTCCGGGCCTCCCGGATCATGCTGGAGCGCGCCCGCGCCAACGACAAGATCAAGTGGATCACCAACACCGTCGTCGACGAGGTCGTCGGTGACGGCGCGGTGTCCGGGCTCAAGCTGCGCAACACGGTGACCGGCGAGACCTCGGAGCTCGGGGTGACCGGCATGTTCGTCGCCATCGGCCACGACCCGCGCAGCGCGCTGGTCCGCGACCAGGTCGACGTCGACGACGAGGGCTACGTGCTCGTCCAGCAGCCCACCACCCACACCAAGCTGCCCGGTGTCTTCGCGGCGGGCGACCTGGTCGACAAGACCTACCGGCAGGCCGTCACCGCCGCCGGCTCCGGCTGCGCGGCGGCCATCGACGCCGAGCGGTGGCTGGCCGAGCAGGAGTCCGTGCCGGCCGCCGAGGTCGCCTCGGAGTTCGTCGGCGGCGGCTACGCGGCGCAGACCCTCATCACCCCCTGA
- the trxA gene encoding thioredoxin, which translates to MAGNTVTVDTDSFKSVVLDSDKPVLVDFWATWCGPCKMVAPVLEEIAGEHGDKLTVAKLDIDKNPSLQSEYQVMSIPTLLLFSGGEPVKQIVGAKPKAALLSDLQDYL; encoded by the coding sequence ATGGCCGGCAACACCGTGACCGTCGACACCGACTCGTTCAAGTCCGTCGTCCTGGACAGCGACAAGCCCGTCCTCGTGGACTTCTGGGCCACCTGGTGCGGCCCCTGCAAGATGGTCGCCCCGGTGCTGGAGGAGATCGCCGGTGAGCACGGCGACAAGCTCACGGTCGCCAAGCTGGACATCGACAAGAACCCCAGCCTGCAGAGCGAGTACCAGGTGATGTCGATCCCGACGCTGCTGCTGTTCTCCGGCGGCGAGCCGGTCAAGCAGATCGTCGGCGCCAAGCCGAAGGCCGCGCTGCTGTCGGACCTGCAGGACTACCTGTGA
- a CDS encoding N-acetylmuramoyl-L-alanine amidase, giving the protein MQLLHRGDVGPAVAEIRNTLAALGLLPAPNGRPDPATYDAAVEHAVRVFQQQRGLITDGVVGPATYRALTDARWRLGDRSLAFLVSKPVSGDDVFALQERLLELGYDAGRPDGIFGHETEQALRSFQRDYGLNPDGICGPGTLRALRQLAPKVRGGRPVFLREQEKVRRAGPRLRGKRIVIDPGHGGADRGVCVGGVSEADVVWDLARRLEGRMIATGMEALISRGPNASPPDAERAAFANEAGADMFLSLHTDGNASPLAQGVASFHFGTGNGTTSTVGEALAGFLQREIVARTGMRDCRTHPKTWEVLRLTRMPAVRIEIGYLTNADDRRRLLDPGFRDIVAEGLLVAIKRLYLLGKDDQPTGTFTFNDLLRHELARAEGA; this is encoded by the coding sequence ATGCAGCTGCTCCACCGCGGTGACGTCGGTCCGGCCGTTGCCGAGATCAGGAACACTCTTGCTGCGCTGGGTCTCCTACCGGCCCCCAACGGCCGACCGGATCCCGCCACCTACGACGCAGCGGTGGAACACGCGGTCCGGGTCTTCCAGCAACAACGCGGCCTGATCACCGACGGGGTCGTCGGCCCGGCCACCTACCGCGCGCTCACCGACGCCCGCTGGCGGCTCGGCGACCGCTCGCTGGCCTTCCTGGTCTCCAAGCCCGTCAGCGGTGACGACGTCTTCGCCCTGCAGGAGCGCCTGCTGGAGCTCGGCTACGACGCGGGCCGCCCCGACGGCATCTTCGGCCACGAGACCGAGCAGGCCCTGCGCAGCTTCCAGCGCGACTACGGCCTGAACCCCGACGGCATCTGCGGTCCCGGCACGCTGCGCGCGCTGCGCCAGCTCGCGCCGAAGGTGCGCGGCGGTCGTCCGGTGTTCCTGCGGGAGCAGGAGAAGGTGCGGCGGGCCGGTCCGCGGCTGCGCGGCAAGCGCATCGTCATCGACCCCGGGCACGGCGGTGCCGACCGCGGTGTCTGCGTCGGCGGCGTGTCGGAGGCCGACGTGGTGTGGGACCTCGCGCGGCGCCTCGAGGGCCGCATGATCGCCACCGGCATGGAGGCGCTGATCTCCCGCGGCCCGAACGCCAGCCCGCCGGACGCCGAGCGCGCCGCCTTCGCCAACGAGGCCGGCGCCGACATGTTCCTGTCGCTGCACACCGACGGCAACGCCTCGCCGCTGGCGCAGGGCGTGGCCAGCTTCCACTTCGGCACCGGCAACGGCACCACCTCGACCGTGGGGGAGGCGCTGGCCGGCTTCCTGCAGCGCGAGATCGTCGCCCGCACCGGGATGCGCGACTGCCGCACGCACCCGAAGACGTGGGAGGTCCTGCGCCTGACCCGGATGCCCGCGGTGCGCATCGAGATCGGCTACCTCACCAACGCCGACGACCGCCGACGGCTGCTGGACCCGGGCTTCCGCGACATCGTCGCCGAGGGGCTGCTGGTCGCGATCAAGCGGCTGTACCTGCTCGGCAAGGACGACCAGCCGACCGGCACGTTCACCTTCAACGACCTGCTGCGCCACGAGCTCGCCCGCGCCGAGGGCGCCTGA
- a CDS encoding GNAT family N-acetyltransferase, whose translation MSRRVVGVTLDNLDHLPKKCRRCVFWELAPHVREQAEEFGETDLEKEAWVSSVLLEWGSCGRIIYVDGMPAGYAMYAPPAAVPRAAAFPTSPVSADAVLMTALRIDPEFEHGGLGRVLVQNVAKDLTRRGVKAIEAFGDLQETAGGCVIPAGFLQQVGFKTVRQHPKWPRMRLELRTAISWKEDVEAALERLLSSVSVKTAEPALGGAFSR comes from the coding sequence GTGTCGCGACGTGTCGTCGGCGTCACGCTGGACAACCTCGACCACCTGCCCAAGAAGTGCCGCCGGTGCGTGTTCTGGGAGCTGGCGCCGCACGTCCGGGAGCAGGCCGAGGAGTTCGGCGAGACCGACCTGGAGAAGGAGGCCTGGGTCTCCAGCGTTCTGCTGGAGTGGGGTTCCTGCGGGCGGATCATCTACGTCGACGGCATGCCGGCGGGCTACGCCATGTACGCGCCGCCTGCCGCCGTGCCGCGTGCCGCGGCGTTCCCGACCTCCCCGGTCAGTGCCGACGCGGTCCTCATGACGGCACTGCGGATCGACCCCGAGTTCGAGCACGGCGGCCTCGGCCGCGTCCTGGTGCAGAACGTCGCCAAGGACCTGACCCGGCGCGGGGTGAAGGCGATCGAGGCGTTCGGCGACCTCCAGGAGACGGCAGGCGGCTGCGTGATCCCGGCGGGCTTCCTCCAGCAGGTGGGCTTCAAGACGGTCCGGCAGCACCCGAAGTGGCCGCGCATGCGGCTGGAGCTGCGCACGGCGATCTCGTGGAAGGAAGACGTCGAAGCCGCCCTGGAACGCCTGCTGAGCTCGGTGTCGGTCAAGACGGCGGAACCGGCCCTCGGCGGCGCGTTCAGCCGCTGA
- a CDS encoding PLP-dependent aminotransferase family protein has protein sequence MSDHGSQPNDSTPDKQGAARSLDAHVERYAQRTAGMTASEIRALFAVASRPEVVSLAGGMPNLAALPLDSIAGEVAGLISADGQSALQYGSAHGVPELREQICDIMAMEGINAHPDDVMVTVGSQMALDMVTRIFCDPGDVVLAEGPSYVGALGSFAAYQADVVHVAMDDEGLQPEALRQAISDVSAQGKRVKFLYTIPNFHNPGGVTLAVDRRAEVLEICAQHGILVLEDNPYGLLGFDGQTYPALRSLDPDNVVYLGSFSKTFASGLRVGWVLAPHAVREKLVLAAESATLCPPTLNQMIVSRYLTSHDWQGQIKVFREQYRERRDAMLGALEQHMPEGCSWTRPDGGFYVWLTAPDGVDTKAMLPRAVTQRVAYASGTGFYADRLGSRQMRLSFCYPTPERIREGVRRLANTLTDEMELVRTFGSVSQRTVQGPQAPSPDTA, from the coding sequence ATGTCCGATCACGGAAGCCAGCCGAACGACAGCACGCCCGACAAGCAGGGCGCGGCACGCAGCCTCGATGCGCACGTGGAGCGTTACGCCCAGCGCACCGCGGGCATGACGGCCTCCGAGATCCGAGCTCTCTTCGCCGTGGCCAGCCGCCCCGAGGTGGTCTCCCTGGCAGGCGGCATGCCCAACCTCGCCGCGCTCCCGCTGGACTCGATCGCCGGCGAGGTCGCCGGCCTGATCTCCGCCGACGGCCAGTCCGCCCTGCAGTACGGCTCCGCCCACGGCGTGCCGGAGCTGCGCGAGCAGATCTGCGACATCATGGCGATGGAGGGCATCAACGCCCACCCCGACGACGTCATGGTGACCGTCGGGTCCCAGATGGCGCTGGACATGGTCACCCGCATCTTCTGCGACCCCGGCGACGTCGTCCTGGCCGAGGGCCCCTCCTACGTCGGCGCGCTCGGTTCCTTCGCCGCCTACCAGGCCGACGTCGTGCACGTGGCGATGGACGACGAGGGCCTGCAGCCAGAGGCGCTGCGGCAGGCGATCAGCGACGTGTCCGCCCAGGGCAAGCGGGTCAAGTTCCTCTACACGATCCCGAACTTCCACAACCCCGGCGGTGTCACGCTCGCCGTGGACCGCCGCGCCGAGGTGCTGGAGATCTGCGCCCAGCACGGCATCCTGGTCCTGGAGGACAACCCGTACGGGCTGCTGGGCTTCGACGGGCAGACCTACCCGGCGCTGCGCAGCCTCGACCCCGACAACGTGGTCTACCTGGGCTCGTTCTCCAAGACCTTCGCCTCCGGCCTGCGGGTCGGCTGGGTGCTGGCGCCGCACGCCGTGCGCGAGAAGCTGGTGCTCGCCGCCGAGTCGGCGACCCTGTGCCCGCCCACGCTGAACCAGATGATCGTCTCCCGGTACCTCACCTCGCACGACTGGCAGGGCCAGATCAAGGTCTTCCGCGAGCAGTACCGCGAGCGCCGCGACGCGATGCTGGGCGCGCTCGAGCAGCACATGCCCGAAGGCTGCTCCTGGACCCGCCCGGACGGCGGCTTCTACGTGTGGCTGACCGCCCCGGACGGGGTGGACACCAAGGCGATGCTGCCGAGGGCGGTGACCCAGCGGGTCGCCTACGCCTCGGGCACCGGCTTCTACGCCGACCGGCTCGGCAGCAGGCAGATGCGGCTGTCGTTCTGCTACCCGACGCCGGAGCGGATCCGCGAGGGCGTGCGCAGGCTGGCCAACACGCTCACCGACGAGATGGAGCTGGTACGCACCTTCGGTTCGGTGTCGCAGCGCACCGTCCAAGGACCGCAGGCTCCCTCGCCCGACACCGCGTAA